The nucleotide sequence AGATTTTATACTCAAACGTTGTTTCCATCTCACCGAATGGTACTACATGTACAGGTATAAGACCTGCTAATGCACCATAAAATGTGAATGATGATTCTTTTGGAAGGTGTTTTTACTTTACTTTCGGtagtaaaagttttaaaatggcAACATCAAATCAAAGTTAGCAGCACTAATCTGAACATATTCATAGCCCAgggttttaaaataagtatcacTGAAAGTAAATCATGTGATACCTACTTACATGGACACCAAAGACTGTTTCGGctggcacgttaaattgtaggtcccggctgtcattgaacatccttggcagtcgttacgggtacctagttagaagccagtaagcctgacgccagtctaaccaaggggtatggggttgcctgggttgaggaggtcagataggcagtcgctccttgtaaaacactggtactcagctgaatccggttagactggaagccgaccccaacatagttgggaaaaagctcgggagatgatgatgaaagtaaATCAAGTGTTCGAtgttgtaatgttttttatgtcaCATATACTTAATACGGCATAGCTACTAATCATATCAGGCAGGTAGGTACGAGTGACAATGACAAGGGCCGCTCGTTAGGTCGACATGGTGGTAATCTAAATAATAAGTCGCATTGTATGTCCACTTGATTGTATATTTACTTATGATAGTCGCTTCGCATTATCTGGGCTATCAATGTTCTTTTTGCGTaacttagtttaatattttaataacatgaCGTCAATAACTCTTGTGAAGAAACGAGAATTACTTATCTTTAAAGAATTACTTATTATCTATCCTGAATAATCCTGATTTATTCCACATTTCTTTCATAATgaatcaaagaaaaatactatataAATAGATAGTGTTGGTACCTACAAAGGTACACTTAGTTgattgaagtaggtacctaggtcgTTGGGACGACACACATTAACCCTGTTCCACTGCTGCAATGGAGATGcgcacgtaggtacctattcgttCAGTTTGAAGTTTGGAACTTTAAGGTCTTAccccttaacccagttactcgATTCTGATCCAACACCACCCTCAACTAAGGTGACTGGTCGCACAGGATGCGGTAACAGCTACCAGAGACCAATCAGTCCACCGGGCTACCACCTATCAGGCACCTACCAGGCACCCAACTGTCTACATGCATTGTTTGATGTTACCCCTTTCAGTATAGAGGTACAATATAATGGCCAGAATTTAGACCCGACGCACAGAATATTCTTTTCAGATCAGAGCTATTTACTTCGATTTGATGCTGCCATATAAGAAATTTGCCAAGAGAAGCAGGTGTTTACAATCTTACAATGGTGAATAACGATAAAAATTACTAGAGTAGGTAATGACTTGACTTAGGCGTCGGAGGCGTGGCGTTCAAATAATAAGATGGGTAATGCCGTTGGGATTTCCCAACGAATGCTGCAGTATTTTAGGTGCCAAACACAATGACCGCAATAGGAACAGCGTTTGTAATTACCCAAATCATAAATACAGTGCGAACACTCAAACATCTTGCCTGCCAGATGCCATGAGTTGTAGGGATAAAACAACCAGTGTTACCAAACGGCAGCAAACAACTTCACGACGAGTTTACGATGCTATGGCGAGATGAGCTGAACTCATTTAGGTTCTTTAAGGGCTGGCTGCGGTCTAGATAAATGGAGGACATTACCCTTCATTAGAGCGCCTCTGGCCATTTGCATTTAGTTTACGTTATCGGACTTTATACTCATGCCATTTGTAATCAATTATCGAACGAGCCTCCCGCCACACCCGTTTTAGAGGCACAAATAGGGCCGAATAATGAATATTCAAATGTGAATCGAACAGGTGAAAAATAAACCGTAATCATTAAGAATTTGCACTAAAAACTAGTTTATTAGTATCTGTGCAAGTCTATGATGATGGATGACATTGGATGACGTAGATAGAGAAAGAAGATGACAATATCGAAGTTGTCacacagatattattatttcttattgtaTCGTatgttattatataattagTCATTTTCTAAATAGCTACTAATCTATGCACAATATATTAGAAATGTAATAACTGGTGGCTTTTTGGCGGTTATTACGAAAACTGGATTTTATTTCGTTTAGGTATAAGTACTCTGTGTAATTAACTTTTAGTTATGGGAtcagaaataaacaatatatcGAAAGAACAAAATAGCGATAAACTTGTGATAAGTGCGTATTATTATTCTACCAAGTAATGGCCAGTGCTCGCACTCGTTTGGCATGATAGTTGTTTATCGCTGGAAATTCTATATAAGAGCAACGCACGCAGCCCACTGGTAGTTACTTGTGTTCACGGTACGCGTCCAGTGCGCCGCTCCGTATTGTTGACATCGCATGCTTACTGGAGTTGCAAACAACTAAACCAAAATGGCTTCAAGGGACCCAGCCACCGACCAGCTTATTAATTACAAGAAAGACCTTAAAGTAAGTAACAGTTTTGCAGTTCTAGTGATTATATGCTAAGTGAAATAATATAGTGCTTAATTTACGTGGAATGTCTGGAATCTTCGTTGTTAGCGAATTACGACGAATGAATAATTATCCTGAATATTTATGTTGACATGACATTTGCAAATTATTGTAGCTAACCTTTTCAATGTGTCAAGCTGAGCCCTGAGCATTGTGTGTTTATTAGTAAAACCTATGGCCCGCGTTATTTGTGTACGCTAAGTTGATCTTTGTACCTTGATTTGCATTATCAAAATTACTGTGTAAACAGTGTGCTACACTTGAACAAATGAtacttcttttattaaaatacaatttaaattatggCCAATTTGCAATTTAATGAATTGAAAACTTAATTTGTTCTTTCACTAGGTTGAGGGTTAGTTCTTTACCTTCTAAGTGTGCATCTAGAACAtgtttatttcaatatcaataAGTAGGTTCACCTCCCTTGGTGTTCACCTTGTAATGCTTTGCGAATTATCATATTATCATTAATAGTGCAGTGAATGTATGATActtttaaaagtgtttttatcACATATCTGTCTATTAGGTGATGCTTTCAATAGTTATCTGGCACATACTTAAGCTATCATTATTATGTTTCAGGGTTCCCCTGGTTACATCACTACAAAGACTGGAGCACCTGTTGGAGTCAAGACAGCAATTCAAACAGTTGGAAAGTATGGACCGGCTCTGCTGCAAGATGTCAACTTCCTTGATGAAATATCAGCATTTGATAGGGAGCGTATCCCAGAGCGTGTTGTACATGCCAAGGGTGCTGGAGCCTTCGGGCAATTTGAAGTGACCCATGACATCACTAAATACTGTGCAGCTAAAATCTTTGAGTCAGTTGGAAAGGTCACCCCAATGGCTGTGAGATTCTCTACCGTAGGTGGTGAAAGTGGTTCTGCAGATACAGTACGTGATCCCCGAGGATTTGCTGTTAAATTCTACACTGATGATGGCAACTGGGACCTTGTTGGCAACAACACGCCAATTTTCTTCATCAGGGATCCCACTTTGTTCCCTAGTTTTATTCACACTCAGAAGAGAAACCCAGCAACTCATTTAAAGGATCCGGACATGTTCTGGGACTTCATAACTCTCAGACCAGAGTCAACTCACCAGGTACTTTACTTATTTGGTGACCGTGGTCTTCCTGATGGATACAGGCATATGAATGGATATGGTTCCCACACATTCAAGCTTGTCAATGCTCAAGGAGTGGCACACTGGGTGAAATTCCACTACAAGTCTAATCAAGGCATCAAGAACTTGTCAGTTGAAAAGGCTGGTGAACTGGCATCCACAGATCCTGACTATTCTATCCGTGATCTTTACAATGCTATTGCCAAAGGTGATTTCCCATCTTGGACAATGTATATCCAAGTCATGACCATGGCTCAAGCAGAGAGCTGCAAGTTTGATCCATTTGACTTGACCAAGATTTGGCCTCATTCTGATTATCCTTTGATTCCTGTTGGCAAAATGACATTAAACAGGAACCCCAAAAACTACTTTGCTGAAGTTGAACAAATTGCCTTCAGTCCGGCCAATCTGGTCCCTGGAATTGAGCCATCTCCAGACAAGATGTTGCAAGGTCGTCTATTCTCATACAGTGACACTCACCGTCACCGTCTTGGTGCAAACTATCTGCAAATTCCAGTGAATTGCCCCTACCGCGTGACGGTGTCTAACTACCAACGTGATGGACCACAAAACATGAGCAACCAAGAGGGATGCCCCAACTACTTCCCCAACTCCTTCTCTGGTCCTCAAGAATGTCCGAGAGCACAACGCCTGCAGCCCAGGTACAACGTTAGTGGTGATGTTGACAGATATGACAGTGGCCAGACTGAGGACAACTTCTCTCAAGCTACTGCACTCTACAAGGATGTATTTGATGATGCAGCCAAACAACGTGCCGTTGAAAACATTGTGGGTCATTTGAAGGACGCTGCAGCATTTATTCAAGAAAGAGCCATTAAGATCTTTACCCAAGTTCACCCTGATTTAGGTAACAAGGTAGCTGCTGGTTTGGCTCCATTCAAGAAATACCATGCcaatttgtaaataatgaatatgGATCACATGGGTGCTATTTACATTAATTAGATTTTAAGTAGCAAGAATTAATAACTTGCAGGGAATATTTGGGGCTTTGTACAATATTCGTTATGGTAGGTACTGATTATACATAATTCCATTTTTATACACATGTATCAGCACATCAGCTGTCCTATTTAAAGAACTTTGTTGTAATTCAGTGATTTACAATTAGAACTGCATAATATATCAATTAAAGGCATAATaatcttaataataatatttactatgGTACTGattatattacataatattgttgatTATAaagtattgttgttttatttttagcttgtACAGTGTACCTATTAGCTCTTTCCGTCTCGGGGCTCCTTCCCGTTCGGAATAGCTTCCTAGCAGTGAaacaaattttcaaatcggttcagtagctttgtAGCCTTTAGGGTACTTCACAGAAAAacctttttgttatttacacaGTATACATTGAAGAAGACATGGCGACAGTGGAGTCACTCTGAAGCGATAGCGTTGTTTAATTTGCTTGTTGAtggatgtcctcctagccgattataggctacggcggctgttctcatggaaggagattagccaactacgcaggacatattatagcgcATAAGCATTTTATAGTGCATTAGGACATATAATGCGCAGACACAAGTAGTGCacttactattccttcactctcatagacggcatttacgtgctctccgatgcactggtgtatcaatcaccaacttccaggcttgcttgactgctttgtgaaagtttctaaaacccacaaagctatttcggcccgacccgggaatcgcaGTCAGGTATAGACACCTTACACACAAATTGCTTTAAAATAGGCTATTGTAGTTCAGgaacatgctgcgctgaccccaaataaaattggaataatgGTGGAAAAGAGATGATAATGTAGTTTACAATAATAGATTTATAGTAAGTAAAGTCATTAGGGTCTCTCGGGAATAAATATAATCACCCGCGTAGCAGTAGTTCCCCGGGGACGCGGGAGCACCGTATAGAACGCCTTTttcactcgggaagagtgtcGCTTTCCAGCAGTGAATGAATTACCTTACATGACAATTAGGTAGATGACGGCCTCTGTCGGATAGGTCCGTCATATACACCGGTCTCACTGAAGACTGGAACCGGCGAGAGGTGTCATACGGTGTTACACAGGGatattatgtattgttattttatgattatacaGTGAAATTAGTAGACAGCTTTCGATTTCCACATCAGAAGTTTCTGCTTTTCGATTTGCATTGGTAAGTCAACAGGAAATACCCATCAGGccgaacaacttttgctaagacGTCATGCCTATATGTGTGATGGTATAAGTGGGCTCTTTAACTTCCACAATAGTTGTCCAGATCTTcgatttttataagtcaacagagtgCTCATCAGATGTAATAACTTACTAAAACATCATTCCTATGTATGCTGTATTGTAGCTGGGCTCTTGGAATACCTTACAACCTTTCACCCCCccaatacgattggtcttatattagtagcagaatggcCGCTATGGTTAAAACATATTATTGAGTTTACATTGATATCCAATtgacacattattaaattagcagCATTGAGCCCGCATCCAGTGTCTGGTAGAAATGTGTGCTGAAATGGTGAAAAGTCActaactacataggtatatcttgAGAGCTCGTTCCCTTCTCTGTAGATTTACGGAACCTATATCCTACACGCCCAAATTAGATCAAAacgcctttcgttacgtgttaGTTTGATCCCGTGGACGTCTTCATCACATCTAAACAACTCTTAGTGGTTGACACGCTCAGCTGCTCATTACCTAGTGTTCAGTCGCCGTATGTAGcagtacctatctatatttaTTATCAGCATCTTCCGAGccgtttcccaactattttgggctcggctcccagtctaaccggatgcagctgggtaccagtgttttacaaggagcgactgcctatctgacctcctcaacccagttacctgggcaacccctTAGTAAGAAttgtatcagacttactggcttctgactacccgtaacgaatgccaaagatgttaattgacagccgggacctacatacagtttaacatgccatcaGAAACACAGTagttggtgtccaagatataagcacttagaaagtacttacatacaaacCTAGAAAATGTGCATGGTACTTACCTGACTTGGAATGatacccacaccctcatactcgagaggttggttctttgtctACTAGGCTgctgtttaaataataatgagagcAACTAAAGCGAAAGATTGGCACGACCCTGTGTGGCAGACGCGAGCTATCTAACTCAAATCGCATCattgatattaaaatcttaaaagGCGCTACAAACGCATTTACGTAGTGTTTCGCCTGTCTCCACCCGTACCAATCAGTTAGCCCTATGGTTTAGATGTTTTACCACAAAATTGTACCCATATCCTTCGGATGGTTGACGGTGAAATGGCCACCTCAAGAAAGTCAAATGAATGGGATTGTGGTCAAACGCTTTTGTGAACAACTTGGGAGGACAAGCAGTTAAGAGcagcttaaattaaaacttacctccatattacaaaaatattataataaataaaaatgaaaaaataaactcaattcaGTGATTGCACTTTGCTGTCGAGTTTGTTTTGATACCGACCTCTAGGGATTTGCcattttttacctttttgtgtgttttttgcTGACTGTTTTCGCTTTTTAGTGTCTTATATCAATGGTCTAAATACACTATGTTATATCTGTGCTTCAGCCTCAGCATGCTTGATGCACAATTTGTATTTTATCCGATAGGTAGGCTTTAAGGCCCATGAACTGTGACCCTGGAGTTAATTGATTGGTAGTAGGTATGTCGTCTTTAAACTTCTTTGAGGCCCTGAGCACGGACAAAAAACAACTCTGCTACTCCTAGCAAAGAACATGGCGagcgaacaaaaaataaaagattactatgtatgtaggtaggtacatacctacctattaaggTTTTTTAGATTAAAGACTTGATATGTCATCTAaacaaatatcataaaaattaagtgtacctacatatttgtatCTTACGTGGAATTCTGAACAATATaaatgtacctaggtactaaaattactcatgttaatttatttttttccaatgaAAACAGTCACTATTcaatgaaattacaaaaaaagccAAAGTGGATAAGTAGTTAGGTACATATTgtatttaagtaggtaactatttttctttttcaggactgtattttgtaaaagtttattcataattttttgttaaactaaaaaaaaaaaaaacgctagcgtacctataggtaggtacactagGCTAAAGAAAGGCTAAAGAACGAAGTCTGAGTTCTAGCCGGCTAAAGCTAAATGTAACTGGCATAACTTAGTTGTATTCTCTTATCTTAGGCTAGAACTACCTACTAGGTGGCTAGAAGGAGGCGCTCTATACATATTTCTATGTTATCCtaacttaatattgtaaatgtgaaagtaactctgtctgtctgtcttttcttcacgcctaaactaccgaaccgatttgtgtgaaatttggtacagacatagtttgggacttgagaaaggacataggatagtttttattgcaaaaaatataaaaataaaatttattccggacatatagcgccatctattggtcaaaccaaaaatctgccggaagtcactaatccacgcgaacgaagtcgtgGGCTAAAGCTAGTGTAGGTATATGTGTAGGCCATATTTCGTAGTGACTTATAGGTAACCTGTGATATTGGCAACAagcaactttttatccaggtgcggagTCTTCGGTACTTGGGTGGAACAACTACCGTCGTTGCTTGATCCAGGATAACTTATTATAAGTCATGTTCAActtaacttattaaaaaaatataaattatgatttattctAACTGATTACTATCAAGttttaaaatgtacttaaatatttccGTTTCCACGCGTAACTTGAGTGCAAGAACCATGTAAGATCAATTagcataattaaattttaatattactgaCGTCTTTGCcgacatatacatatacctacatacattcaGAAATAACAGTTTCGTTTCCGGGATATACCTAGTATaaccttaatttttttatatattaactaATTACCTACCTAGATCGAAATGTGTTAGATCTGTGATTTTCTGCTGCCGGTCTGGCTCCAGTCGTGTCTTCTGTTCCTATTTCAAATTCTGGTTCCATCAGAATTGCGTGCTATCAAAGGGtgatagataggtacctaagtatgtttaatgtttttggatGGTATCTATGGGCTAGCTGATCTATTCTCCAAATCAACCTTGTAAAAATGAATGGCCATTAGAAATAAGCTCaaggttattaaaaaaatggttatatttaggtaagtaggtatggttatttttatagactttaattcgcttccaacaggtatctgtgaagatcaaagggggaggcctatgttcagcagctTAATTCATCGTTCTATCGCAGACCTCATAATATATCGTCGAGCCCTCTCGCGCCCGGCCCTAATTCAAGAGTGGGTCTGTGGgtggtgagttcgggtggctcatcgtccctccgTCTGCGTAAgaccacgcgctcctcaaagcgATGTCAACAACcacagcggggcccagcagggccaaggcgtGTCattgctgcgggattgttcgaaacagtTACAGCGGCTCtcgtacataaaaggcctacgaaggaacatcaTGGGTTTTAGTcgataagagtctgacactctcttaggctgctaatccacagcgggtcatttgatgatttcccataaaaaagacCTCGTATATAGACCGTTGAAAAGGTACTATGATTGGCGGAATACGTAAGACCTCATACTTCTTGTAGACCCGTAGGCCGTTGAAAAGGTACTATGATTGGCGGAATACATTTGCCGTATACGTATATGATATGTAATCGTTacattatataatctgtgatcATACTAAATAGCTAGAACTTTTACCTACAACGAGATTTACTTTTACACTGAGAAAGATGCTTGCACACTGTTATAATAGTAGTAGAAAGGGGTAATAGTAATAGTAGAGAAAGGTTccatatttgattgtttttggGCTCAAGAAAAGTTATTACTTTATTCAAGTTATTTGTCTATGCtcatttgtgaaaataaatgaCATATGTGTACGTTGTCgttacatatttacaatgttttgagatatttttgtagattttttacttatttttagtttatatatAATGTCCTACAATTTTGTTGACATTGTTTTTATGTATACTTTGACACAACTTGTACAAGAATAATCTGAACCAAATGTGATTAGTTCAAAAATTATACTCAGTGATTCCTTCCATTATAGGCTCCGTGGCTTCCGATATACCACAGAAATTTGATGAAAGGTATGTCATCATTCTTATAGTATAGCTTGTAGGCAAATTTAGCTGCTATTGGGCCATCTAAATACCGAGGATCGAATGCGGGAATGGGCACAAAATAGGTAATCGTTTAAC is from Helicoverpa armigera isolate CAAS_96S chromosome 1, ASM3070526v1, whole genome shotgun sequence and encodes:
- the LOC110374239 gene encoding catalase, encoding MASRDPATDQLINYKKDLKGSPGYITTKTGAPVGVKTAIQTVGKYGPALLQDVNFLDEISAFDRERIPERVVHAKGAGAFGQFEVTHDITKYCAAKIFESVGKVTPMAVRFSTVGGESGSADTVRDPRGFAVKFYTDDGNWDLVGNNTPIFFIRDPTLFPSFIHTQKRNPATHLKDPDMFWDFITLRPESTHQVLYLFGDRGLPDGYRHMNGYGSHTFKLVNAQGVAHWVKFHYKSNQGIKNLSVEKAGELASTDPDYSIRDLYNAIAKGDFPSWTMYIQVMTMAQAESCKFDPFDLTKIWPHSDYPLIPVGKMTLNRNPKNYFAEVEQIAFSPANLVPGIEPSPDKMLQGRLFSYSDTHRHRLGANYLQIPVNCPYRVTVSNYQRDGPQNMSNQEGCPNYFPNSFSGPQECPRAQRLQPRYNVSGDVDRYDSGQTEDNFSQATALYKDVFDDAAKQRAVENIVGHLKDAAAFIQERAIKIFTQVHPDLGNKVAAGLAPFKKYHANL